One window of Trichomycterus rosablanca isolate fTriRos1 chromosome 2, fTriRos1.hap1, whole genome shotgun sequence genomic DNA carries:
- the LOC134301832 gene encoding serine/threonine-protein kinase pim-1-like encodes MIADTNRKGVCVKDAEGKIDNEGRQEEMTTNTNLNNLNHKESFDSQYSTGKLLGKGGCGSVYEGVCKADGKQVAIKYVSKTHYQRFTTIPEETDSLPVEVALMQMVSRPPCSPHVLKLLEWFDTPQQYILILERPVPCIDLLHLIISKDKLSMELARHIMWQVVLATRHCHDRGVLHRDIKLQNVLINTETLEVKLIDFGCGDLLKETPYKTFSGTRLHAPPEWITNEAYHGCPAAVWSLGVLLFLLVCGRLPFRTNKQIVDGRLFFKHGVSKACSSLIEKCLQKNPSKRPSLEEILQDEWFEKEREYQVQTDVDPETQMSEQSSNSHNNHHVS; translated from the exons ATGATTGCTGATACTAATagaaaaggtgtgtgtgttaaagatgCTGAAGGAAAAATCGACAACGAAGGACGCCAAGAGGAAATGACCACCAACACAAACCTAAACAACCTGAACCACAAAG AGAGTTTTGACAGCCAGTATAGCACTGGAAAGCTGCTGGGAAAAGGAGGCTGTGGTTCGGTCTATGAAGGAGTTTGTAAGGCAGATGGGAAGCAG GTTGCCATCAAATATGTGTCGAAGACTCACTACCAACGATTTACCACTATT CCCGAGGAGACGGACTCGCTTCCTGTAGAGGTGGCATTAATGCAGATGGTGTCCAGGCCGCCTTGCAGTCCACACGTGCTAAAGCTTCTGGAGTGGTTTGACACGCCTCAGCAATACATCCTGATTCTGGAGCGACCCGTTCCCTGCATAGACCTCTTACACTTAATAATCAGTAAAGACAAACTGAGTATGGAGCTCGCTCGACACATCATGTGGCAGGTGGTTCTGGCTACACGTCACTGCCATGATCGTGGGGTCTTACATAGGGACATCAAGCTTCAGAACGTCCTTATAAACACTGAAACTCTAGAGGTCAAGCTGATAGACTTCGGCTGCGGTGACCTTCTCAAGGAAACTCCCTACAAAACATTTTCAG GAACGAGGCTACATGCTCCACCTGAGTGGATAACAAATGAAGCATATCATGGCTGCCCTGCAGCTGTCTGGAGTCTAGGTGTATTGCTGTTTCTGTTGGTTTGTGGACGCTTGCCTTTTCGGACTAATAAGCAGATTGTTGATGGGCGTCTGTTTTTTAAACATGGTGTGTCTAAGG CCTGCAGTAGTCTGATTGAAAAATGCCTTCAGAAAAATCCCAGTAAGCGTCCAAGCCTTGAAGAGATCCTTCAGGACGAGTGGTTTGAAAAGGAACGTGAATATCAAGTCCAG